The proteins below come from a single Dermatophilaceae bacterium Soc4.6 genomic window:
- the arsB gene encoding ACR3 family arsenite efflux transporter, with protein MTAEQTPVLRQLSTLDRFLPVWIVAAMGLGLALGRGVPGLDDALQAVSVGSVSLPIAVGLLLMMYPVLARVRYTELGTVTGDTRLLVSSLVLNWIVGPLVMFALAWVFLADQPTYRTGLIIVGLARCIAMVLIWNDLSCGDREAGAVLVAINSVFQIAAFAGLGWFYLQVLPGWLGLSTQRLEVSTWDIARSVLVFLGIPLVAGFLTQLLGERARGRDWYEGAFLPRIGPVALYGLLFTIVVLFALQGATITSRPLDVARIALPLLAYFALMWGASFVLGRSIGLGYPRTATLAFTAAGNNFELAIAVAIGVFGVTSGEALAGVVGPLIEVPVLVALVYVSLWARKFFADPPPVVTASTAGARS; from the coding sequence CTGACCGCGGAGCAGACCCCGGTGCTGCGGCAGCTGTCGACGCTCGACCGCTTCCTGCCGGTCTGGATCGTCGCGGCGATGGGGCTGGGGCTGGCGCTGGGGCGTGGGGTGCCGGGGCTCGACGACGCACTCCAGGCGGTATCGGTCGGGTCGGTCTCGCTGCCGATCGCGGTGGGGCTGCTGCTGATGATGTATCCCGTCCTGGCCCGGGTGCGATACACCGAGCTCGGCACCGTGACCGGTGACACGCGGCTGCTGGTCTCGTCGCTCGTGCTGAACTGGATTGTCGGGCCGCTGGTGATGTTCGCCCTGGCGTGGGTCTTCCTGGCCGACCAGCCGACCTATCGCACCGGCCTGATCATCGTCGGGCTCGCCCGCTGCATCGCCATGGTGCTCATCTGGAACGACCTCTCCTGCGGCGACCGAGAGGCCGGAGCCGTGCTCGTGGCGATCAACTCCGTCTTCCAGATCGCCGCCTTCGCCGGGCTCGGGTGGTTCTACCTGCAGGTGCTGCCCGGATGGCTCGGGCTGAGCACGCAGCGGCTCGAGGTGTCGACGTGGGACATCGCCCGATCGGTGCTCGTCTTCCTCGGGATCCCTTTGGTGGCAGGCTTCCTCACGCAACTGCTCGGCGAGCGGGCCAGGGGCCGCGACTGGTATGAAGGTGCGTTCCTGCCGAGAATCGGGCCGGTCGCCCTCTACGGCCTGCTGTTCACCATCGTGGTCCTCTTCGCGCTGCAGGGGGCGACGATCACCAGCCGGCCGCTCGACGTCGCGCGGATCGCGTTGCCACTCCTGGCCTACTTCGCCCTGATGTGGGGCGCGTCGTTCGTGCTCGGGCGCTCGATCGGGCTGGGCTACCCGCGCACGGCGACCCTGGCGTTCACCGCGGCGGGCAACAACTTCGAGCTCGCGATCGCCGTGGCCATCGGGGTCTTCGGGGTGACGTCGGGCGAGGCGCTCGCTGGGGTCGTGGGGCCGCTCATCGAGGTGCCGGTGCTCGTGGCCCTGGTCTACGTCTCGCTCTGGGCCAGGAAGTTCTTCGCCGACCCGCCACCGGTGGTCACGGCGTCGACAGCGGGGGCGAGGTCATGA
- a CDS encoding metalloregulator ArsR/SmtB family transcription factor: MLISTEADLTAAGLVLDAVADPMRRRILTALATEELCTTHLQAVLDAKQTLVSHHLRILREAGLVQTSPCGRFTYYRLTPGALDGASTALAQVAEASHRPPARRAC; the protein is encoded by the coding sequence GTGCTGATATCAACCGAAGCTGATCTGACAGCGGCCGGGCTCGTGCTCGACGCCGTCGCCGACCCGATGAGGCGGCGCATCCTCACCGCTCTCGCCACCGAGGAGCTGTGCACCACGCACCTGCAGGCGGTCCTCGACGCCAAGCAGACCCTCGTGTCGCACCACCTGCGGATCCTGCGGGAGGCCGGGCTCGTGCAGACCTCGCCCTGCGGCCGCTTCACCTACTACCGGCTCACCCCCGGCGCCCTCGACGGGGCGAGCACTGCCCTGGCGCAGGTCGCCGAGGCCAGTCACCGCCCCCCGGCGAGGCGCGCGTGCTGA
- a CDS encoding DUF2630 family protein, with translation MADTDPHIQQHISDLVAEEHGLRDRLAKGKITADEEHARLRAVEVELDRLWDLLRQRRARREFGADPDGAEERSGRQVEGYLG, from the coding sequence ATGGCCGACACCGACCCCCACATCCAGCAGCACATCAGCGACCTCGTGGCGGAGGAGCACGGTCTGCGCGACCGTCTCGCCAAGGGCAAAATCACCGCCGACGAGGAGCACGCCCGCCTCCGCGCGGTGGAGGTCGAGCTCGACCGCCTGTGGGACCTGCTGCGCCAGCGGCGGGCCAGGCGCGAGTTCGGCGCCGACCCCGACGGCGCCGAGGAGCGCTCGGGCAGGCAGGTCGAGGGCTACCTCGGGTGA
- a CDS encoding acyl-CoA dehydrogenase, whose protein sequence is MGHYTSNVRDLEFNLFEVLGRGDVLGHGPYADVDEETAREMIAQMATLAENELAESLLDSDRHPPVYDPATHSVAMPQSFKKTYAAYVDSGFWNVDVPADLGGSVVPPSFKWALNEMVLGANPAVAMFAASYSFAHLLHRFGTPDQQRLGKLMVERSYGGTMVLTEPDAGSDVGAGRTKAVQNADGTWNITGVKRFITSAEHDMSENIVHFVLARPESAGAGTKGLSLFIVPKYHVDLGTGELGERNGAIVTNVEDKMGLKVSTTCEITFGDSTPAVGTLFGDVHDGIAQMFRVIEHARMLVGTKAIATLSAGYLNALDYAKQRVQGSDLAQATDKDAPRVTITHHPDVRRSLMLQKSYAEGLRALVLYTATQQDVVDQAQIESGSEELEASSPADLARRVNDLLLPIVKGLGSERAWVLLGTESLQTLGGSGFLKDYPIEQYVRDAKIDTLYEGTTAIQGQDFFFRKIVKDQGVAIGHLAMQIAEFAKDLGATGGSLDRERGLLAQGLADVQGMLEYMGREAHLSDPRSGGDVRNIYKVGLNTSRFLLGAGDLVVGWLLLRQAEVAQTALTTRGEALSGADRAFYLGKVAAGQFFARNVLPRLTSERAICEGTDLDLMDLPESAF, encoded by the coding sequence ATGGGCCACTACACGAGCAACGTGCGCGACCTGGAGTTCAACCTCTTCGAGGTGCTCGGTCGTGGTGACGTCCTGGGGCATGGTCCCTACGCCGACGTCGACGAGGAGACCGCCCGCGAGATGATCGCGCAGATGGCGACCCTCGCCGAGAACGAGCTGGCGGAGAGCCTGCTCGACTCCGACCGCCACCCGCCCGTCTACGACCCCGCGACGCACTCGGTGGCCATGCCGCAGTCGTTCAAGAAGACCTACGCGGCCTACGTCGACTCCGGCTTCTGGAACGTCGACGTGCCGGCCGACCTCGGGGGCAGCGTGGTGCCCCCGTCCTTCAAGTGGGCGCTCAACGAGATGGTGCTCGGTGCGAACCCCGCCGTCGCGATGTTCGCTGCGAGCTACTCCTTCGCGCACCTGCTGCACCGCTTCGGCACGCCTGACCAGCAGAGGCTGGGCAAGCTGATGGTGGAGCGCAGCTACGGCGGCACCATGGTGCTGACCGAGCCCGACGCCGGCTCCGATGTGGGCGCGGGCCGCACGAAGGCCGTGCAGAATGCCGACGGCACGTGGAACATCACCGGGGTCAAGCGCTTCATCACCTCGGCCGAGCACGACATGTCGGAGAACATCGTCCACTTCGTGCTGGCCCGCCCCGAGAGCGCCGGCGCCGGCACCAAGGGCCTGAGCCTCTTCATCGTGCCGAAGTACCACGTCGACCTCGGGACCGGTGAGCTCGGTGAGCGCAACGGCGCGATCGTCACCAACGTCGAGGACAAGATGGGCCTGAAGGTCTCGACGACCTGCGAGATCACGTTCGGCGACTCGACTCCCGCGGTGGGCACGCTCTTCGGCGACGTGCACGACGGCATCGCCCAGATGTTCCGCGTCATCGAGCACGCCCGCATGCTCGTCGGCACCAAGGCCATCGCGACCCTGTCGGCCGGCTACCTCAACGCGCTCGACTACGCCAAGCAGCGCGTGCAGGGCTCCGACCTCGCGCAGGCGACGGACAAGGACGCGCCGCGGGTCACGATCACCCACCACCCCGACGTGCGTCGCTCGCTGATGCTGCAGAAGTCGTATGCCGAGGGCCTGCGGGCGCTCGTGCTCTACACCGCCACCCAGCAGGACGTCGTCGACCAGGCGCAGATCGAGAGCGGCTCCGAGGAGCTCGAGGCCAGCTCGCCGGCCGACCTCGCCCGCCGGGTCAACGACCTGCTCCTGCCGATCGTCAAGGGTCTCGGCTCCGAGCGCGCCTGGGTGCTGCTCGGCACCGAGTCGCTCCAGACCCTCGGCGGCTCCGGCTTCCTCAAGGACTACCCGATCGAGCAGTACGTCCGGGACGCCAAGATCGACACCCTGTACGAAGGCACCACCGCCATCCAGGGCCAGGACTTCTTCTTCCGCAAGATCGTCAAGGACCAGGGCGTGGCCATCGGCCACCTGGCCATGCAGATCGCCGAGTTCGCCAAGGACCTCGGGGCCACCGGCGGCTCGCTCGACCGCGAGCGCGGCCTCCTGGCCCAGGGTCTGGCCGACGTGCAGGGGATGCTGGAGTACATGGGGCGTGAAGCTCATCTGAGCGACCCCCGCTCGGGCGGCGACGTGCGCAACATCTACAAGGTCGGCCTCAACACCTCACGCTTCCTGCTCGGCGCCGGCGACCTCGTCGTCGGCTGGCTGCTGCTGCGCCAGGCCGAGGTCGCCCAGACCGCGCTGACCACCCGGGGCGAAGCGCTGTCGGGCGCCGACCGCGCCTTCTACCTCGGCAAGGTGGCGGCGGGCCAGTTCTTCGCCCGCAACGTGCTCCCGCGACTCACGTCCGAGCGGGCCATCTGCGAGGGCACCGACCTCGACCTGATGGACCTACCCGAGAGCGCCTTCTGA
- a CDS encoding carboxylesterase family protein: MTTTSNGPVRGFTRDGIHTFLGIPYASPPFGALRFRSPQPPQPWSDERDCTAYGATAPAPPYRAIVRDLLAEPVVPGEDCLHVNVWSADLEGSAPVLVWIHGGSFQNGSNAVPPYDGSAFARDDVVTVGVNYRLGVDGFAHLPDAPDNRGLLDQIAALEWVRDNIASFGGDPARVTVCGESAGAMGVTTLAAMPAARGLFQRVIAQSGAGHHVLHPASAQKITAGLAELLGVEGTAAALADVPLPQLLAAHDELSLKVGTDPDPKRWGEVAANMMPFEPVVDGDSLPGVPYAVLAAGEGADVTFLTGSNDDEHALFLHPLLEQVDEARVRATFAACQAVDDAYETYVERLGTDHPGRIMVAGLSDWFFRLPALRLAEARAALGQPTFVYEFGWKSPVMGGVLGAAHAMEIGFVFDTLAVPEGRPMVGAEPPQALADDMHGAWVAFVRDGDPGWAPYGTDRQTRRFGGHDDGAVLTDPEPQRRQAWPSR; the protein is encoded by the coding sequence ATGACGACGACGTCCAACGGCCCGGTCCGCGGCTTCACCCGAGACGGCATCCACACCTTCCTCGGCATCCCGTATGCCTCACCCCCCTTCGGCGCCCTGCGCTTCCGCAGCCCGCAGCCGCCACAGCCGTGGAGCGACGAGCGCGACTGCACGGCGTACGGGGCGACGGCGCCCGCGCCGCCCTACCGCGCCATCGTGCGCGACCTGCTCGCCGAGCCGGTCGTGCCCGGTGAGGACTGCCTGCACGTCAACGTCTGGAGCGCCGACCTCGAGGGCAGCGCACCGGTGCTGGTGTGGATCCACGGCGGGTCCTTCCAGAACGGCTCCAACGCCGTGCCGCCCTACGACGGCTCGGCCTTCGCCCGCGACGACGTCGTGACGGTCGGCGTCAACTACCGCCTCGGGGTCGACGGCTTCGCGCACCTGCCCGACGCTCCCGACAACCGCGGGCTGCTCGACCAGATCGCGGCCCTGGAGTGGGTGCGCGACAACATCGCGTCCTTCGGCGGCGACCCGGCTCGCGTGACGGTCTGCGGCGAGTCGGCCGGCGCCATGGGGGTGACGACCCTCGCGGCGATGCCCGCGGCGCGCGGGCTCTTCCAGCGCGTGATCGCCCAGAGCGGCGCCGGGCACCACGTGCTGCACCCGGCCTCGGCGCAGAAGATCACCGCCGGGCTGGCCGAGCTGCTCGGCGTCGAGGGGACGGCCGCGGCCCTGGCCGACGTGCCGCTGCCCCAGCTGCTCGCGGCGCACGACGAGCTGTCGCTCAAGGTGGGCACCGACCCCGACCCGAAGCGGTGGGGCGAGGTCGCGGCCAACATGATGCCCTTCGAGCCCGTCGTCGACGGAGACTCCTTGCCCGGTGTGCCGTATGCCGTGCTCGCCGCCGGCGAGGGCGCCGACGTCACCTTCCTCACCGGCTCCAACGACGACGAGCACGCGCTCTTCCTCCACCCCCTGCTCGAGCAGGTCGACGAGGCGCGGGTGCGAGCGACCTTCGCCGCCTGCCAGGCCGTCGACGACGCCTACGAGACCTATGTCGAGCGGCTCGGCACTGACCACCCCGGGCGGATCATGGTCGCCGGCCTCAGCGACTGGTTCTTCCGCCTGCCCGCGCTGCGCCTCGCCGAGGCGCGTGCTGCTCTCGGGCAGCCGACGTTCGTCTACGAGTTCGGGTGGAAGAGCCCCGTCATGGGCGGCGTGCTCGGCGCGGCCCACGCCATGGAGATCGGCTTCGTCTTCGACACCCTGGCCGTCCCGGAGGGACGCCCGATGGTGGGCGCCGAGCCGCCACAGGCCCTGGCCGACGACATGCACGGCGCCTGGGTCGCCTTCGTGCGAGACGGTGACCCGGGCTGGGCTCCCTACGGCACGGACCGGCAGACCCGCCGCTTCGGCGGCCACGACGACGGGGCTGTGCTCACCGACCCGGAGCCGCAGCGCCGGCAGGCCTGGCCGAGCCGCTAG
- a CDS encoding haloacid dehalogenase type II → MLWLFDINETLLDLTPVEAVLQRAAGSPGPPLLTTWFDTLIQTALTLTAADRYEDFGRLGGAAAAEVAGRTGGTWTEADGEALRAAFGALGAHHDVEPAFAALRAQGHRLVPFGNSPLATIEKQLRGAGLRDLVDDVVSVETAGALKPSPRAYAAALEQQGVAAAEAVMVAAHGWDVLGAASAGLRTVFVSRDGRRPLPAEPRPTAVVPDLRALADLSL, encoded by the coding sequence GTGCTCTGGCTCTTCGACATCAACGAGACCCTGCTCGACCTCACCCCGGTCGAGGCGGTGCTGCAGCGAGCCGCCGGGTCCCCGGGCCCACCCCTGCTCACCACCTGGTTCGACACCCTCATCCAGACCGCACTGACGCTCACCGCGGCCGACCGGTACGAGGACTTCGGTCGGCTGGGGGGCGCGGCCGCGGCCGAGGTGGCGGGTCGCACCGGGGGGACCTGGACCGAGGCCGACGGCGAGGCGCTGAGGGCGGCCTTCGGGGCCCTCGGTGCGCATCACGACGTCGAGCCGGCGTTCGCGGCCCTCCGGGCGCAGGGCCACCGGCTCGTGCCCTTCGGCAACTCGCCGCTGGCGACGATCGAGAAGCAGCTGCGGGGGGCAGGTCTGCGCGACCTCGTGGACGACGTGGTCTCGGTGGAGACGGCCGGGGCGCTGAAGCCCTCCCCGCGCGCCTACGCGGCGGCGCTGGAGCAGCAGGGCGTGGCCGCCGCAGAGGCGGTGATGGTGGCGGCCCACGGGTGGGACGTGCTGGGCGCGGCGTCGGCGGGGCTGCGCACCGTCTTCGTCAGCCGTGACGGGCGGCGACCCCTGCCCGCCGAGCCACGACCGACCGCGGTGGTCCCCGACCTGCGGGCGCTGGCCGACCTGAGCCTCTGA
- a CDS encoding glucose 1-dehydrogenase — MTALDRFRLTDRVAIVTGGTRGLGAGFARALGEAGARVVIGGRDDAAGAAQVASLGASGIEATYVAGDVTVTADVERLLASALDAYGRVDVLVNNAGACVHAPALEVTDEDWDHVIDTNLTAVWTVARTVGRHFVAQGSGSIVNIGSMSGMVVNRPQWQPAYNASKAAVHHLTRSLAAEWGPSGVRVNALAPGYIKTDMSPVDDPQFRRMWIDDAPMQRYGTVEELAPAVVFLASDASSFVTGSVLVADGGYTAF; from the coding sequence ATGACGGCTCTCGACCGCTTCCGCCTCACCGACAGGGTGGCGATCGTCACCGGGGGCACCCGAGGTCTCGGGGCGGGGTTCGCCCGGGCCCTCGGCGAGGCCGGGGCTCGGGTCGTGATCGGCGGGCGCGACGACGCCGCCGGGGCCGCGCAGGTGGCGTCGCTGGGAGCCTCCGGCATCGAGGCGACCTACGTCGCGGGTGACGTGACGGTGACCGCCGACGTCGAGCGCCTGCTGGCCAGCGCCCTCGACGCCTACGGCCGGGTCGACGTGCTGGTGAACAACGCCGGCGCCTGCGTGCACGCCCCCGCGCTCGAGGTGACCGACGAGGACTGGGACCACGTGATCGACACCAACCTCACCGCGGTGTGGACGGTGGCGCGCACCGTGGGCCGGCACTTCGTCGCCCAGGGCTCGGGGTCGATCGTCAACATCGGCTCGATGTCGGGGATGGTCGTCAACCGGCCGCAGTGGCAGCCGGCCTACAATGCTTCGAAGGCCGCCGTGCATCACCTGACCCGCAGCCTCGCGGCCGAGTGGGGGCCGTCCGGCGTCCGGGTCAACGCGCTCGCACCCGGCTACATCAAGACCGACATGTCACCGGTCGACGACCCGCAGTTCCGCCGGATGTGGATCGACGACGCGCCGATGCAGCGCTACGGCACGGTCGAGGAGCTCGCGCCGGCCGTGGTCTTCCTCGCCAGCGACGCCTCCTCGTTCGTGACGGGATCGGTGCTCGTGGCCGACGGTGGCTACACCGCGTTCTGA
- a CDS encoding arsenate reductase ArsC, whose product MSRPSVLFVCVHNAGRSQMAAGYLTALSGGAVEVRSAGSAPGQSVNPSAVAVMAEEGIDLSAQTPKVLTTEAVEASDVVITMGCGDTCPIFPGKRYEDWVLEDPAGHGVDSVRLIRDEIRARVVTLLGELGVPVALRTAGGTRG is encoded by the coding sequence ATGAGCCGCCCCAGCGTGCTGTTCGTCTGCGTGCACAACGCCGGGCGCTCGCAGATGGCGGCGGGCTACCTGACGGCACTGTCGGGCGGGGCGGTCGAGGTGCGCTCGGCCGGGTCTGCCCCGGGGCAGTCGGTCAACCCGTCGGCCGTCGCCGTCATGGCCGAGGAGGGCATCGACCTCTCGGCGCAGACCCCCAAGGTGCTGACGACCGAGGCGGTCGAGGCGTCCGACGTCGTCATCACCATGGGCTGCGGCGACACGTGCCCGATTTTTCCCGGGAAACGGTATGAGGACTGGGTGCTGGAGGACCCGGCCGGCCATGGCGTCGACTCCGTCCGCCTGATCCGCGACGAGATCCGCGCGCGGGTGGTCACGCTGCTGGGCGAGCTCGGGGTGCCGGTGGCGCTCCGTACGGCAGGGGGCACTCGTGGGTGA
- a CDS encoding methyltransferase domain-containing protein, whose protein sequence is MTDDDWPPDFFDRQDDGDDAAFYGPPRLVTHLDDGAIAAVGALYDELGVPDGRVLDLMSSWVSHLSRKPDGGLVALGLNAVELRANPVADEVVVQDLNLDPRLSVDDASFDAVVCCVSIDYLIHPVEVLREAARVLRPGGVVVLTFSNRCFPTKAVRGWLATDEDGRVAIVRAYLERAGFEGVTTALRTTRRRGSDPLYAAWARST, encoded by the coding sequence ATGACGGACGACGACTGGCCACCCGACTTCTTCGACCGGCAGGACGACGGTGACGACGCCGCCTTCTACGGGCCGCCGCGCCTCGTCACCCACCTCGACGACGGCGCGATCGCCGCGGTCGGCGCGCTGTACGACGAGCTGGGGGTGCCGGACGGCAGGGTCCTCGACCTGATGTCGTCGTGGGTGTCGCACCTGTCGAGGAAGCCGGATGGTGGGCTCGTCGCGCTCGGCCTGAACGCCGTCGAGCTGCGGGCGAACCCTGTGGCCGACGAGGTCGTCGTCCAGGACCTCAACCTCGACCCCCGGCTGTCCGTGGACGACGCGTCGTTCGACGCCGTGGTCTGCTGCGTGTCGATCGACTACCTCATCCACCCGGTCGAGGTCCTGCGCGAGGCTGCGCGGGTGCTGCGGCCCGGTGGAGTGGTCGTGCTCACCTTCAGCAACCGGTGCTTCCCGACCAAGGCGGTGCGCGGGTGGCTCGCCACCGACGAGGACGGCCGCGTCGCGATCGTGCGGGCCTACCTGGAGCGCGCCGGCTTCGAGGGGGTCACGACCGCGCTGCGGACCACGCGGCGGCGTGGGAGCGACCCGTTGTACGCGGCCTGGGCGCGGTCGACCTGA
- a CDS encoding type II toxin-antitoxin system PemK/MazF family toxin, with the protein MTVAPLTTTFRGLSTEVAVGRHNGLDHDSVVSCDNVTTVSVSDLGRQVGFLPDRQERALADAIRAAFDLE; encoded by the coding sequence GTGACCGTCGCCCCGCTCACGACGACGTTCCGGGGGCTGTCGACGGAGGTGGCGGTGGGCCGCCACAACGGACTCGACCACGACAGCGTGGTCTCCTGCGACAACGTGACGACCGTGTCCGTGTCGGACCTCGGTCGTCAGGTCGGGTTCCTCCCCGACCGCCAGGAGCGAGCACTGGCCGACGCGATCCGCGCCGCCTTCGACCTGGAGTGA
- a CDS encoding LCP family protein, with protein MARHRADTPSHRLRTTIVTVVVVALVSVIGFAAYEYIGLKKDLTTSDALQGNTPAQTTGPTTPAQETTLLVMGLDSRVDVKGNPLPKDIYDALHAGDQTDGGLNANVLMLLHIPASGKAVEISIPRDDQVALHGCPDQECTGKIKQAYGLAVDQEQRRLSGSVGAGLSAAQKYQKARDAGRLAQVQTVQDFLQVHIDHFVEVTMVAFYQLAQVVAPIKVCLLNKTVDTYSGANFRAGTQELDAAQALAFVRQRRDTQNASLEFTDLDRSRRQQAFITSVATQMKNAGTLTNPLKINGILDVIKQNTAIDSGLDLLSFLGQARDMAGGNVSYYTLPVKSFGVNARGEDVNLVDLEQVRATTKLLLSGRIPGEVVTATGTPSTSSGTPSSAPTTAKPPVSAGSNPKPTDLSQLEGGGVPCVK; from the coding sequence ATGGCCCGCCACCGCGCCGACACCCCATCACACCGACTGCGCACCACGATCGTCACGGTGGTGGTGGTGGCCCTCGTGTCCGTCATCGGCTTCGCCGCCTACGAGTACATCGGGCTGAAGAAGGACCTCACGACGTCTGACGCGTTGCAGGGCAACACCCCCGCCCAGACGACCGGGCCGACGACGCCGGCCCAGGAGACGACCCTGCTGGTGATGGGTCTCGACAGCCGGGTCGACGTCAAGGGCAACCCACTGCCCAAGGACATCTACGACGCGCTGCACGCCGGTGACCAGACCGACGGCGGTCTCAACGCCAACGTGCTGATGCTGCTGCACATCCCGGCGTCGGGCAAGGCGGTCGAGATCTCGATCCCCCGCGACGACCAGGTCGCCCTGCACGGGTGCCCCGACCAGGAGTGCACCGGCAAGATCAAGCAGGCTTACGGGCTCGCGGTCGACCAGGAGCAGCGGCGGCTGTCGGGGTCGGTGGGTGCCGGGCTCAGCGCCGCGCAGAAGTACCAGAAGGCCCGCGACGCAGGCCGGCTCGCGCAGGTGCAGACGGTGCAGGACTTCCTCCAGGTGCACATCGACCACTTCGTCGAGGTCACCATGGTCGCGTTCTACCAGCTCGCTCAGGTCGTCGCCCCGATCAAGGTGTGTCTGCTCAACAAGACCGTCGACACCTACTCGGGCGCGAACTTCCGGGCCGGCACGCAGGAGCTGGACGCCGCGCAGGCGCTGGCCTTCGTGCGCCAGCGGCGCGACACCCAGAACGCCTCGCTCGAGTTCACCGACCTCGACCGCTCCCGTCGGCAGCAGGCCTTCATCACGTCGGTGGCCACCCAGATGAAGAACGCCGGCACCCTCACGAATCCCTTGAAGATCAACGGGATCCTCGACGTCATCAAGCAGAACACCGCCATCGACTCCGGGCTCGACCTGCTCTCGTTCCTGGGTCAGGCGCGTGACATGGCCGGCGGCAACGTCAGCTACTACACGCTGCCGGTGAAGTCGTTCGGCGTGAACGCCCGCGGCGAGGACGTCAACCTCGTCGACCTCGAGCAGGTGCGGGCCACGACCAAGCTGCTGCTCTCGGGCCGGATCCCGGGCGAGGTGGTGACCGCGACGGGCACCCCCAGCACCTCGTCCGGCACGCCGAGCAGCGCGCCCACGACGGCCAAGCCCCCGGTCTCGGCCGGGTCGAACCCCAAGCCCACCGACCTCTCGCAGCTCGAGGGCGGCGGGGTGCCCTGCGTGAAGTGA
- a CDS encoding thioesterase family protein produces the protein MSRLPALPTPEQVAQLPQHLALVVPPEFTDANGHMNIARYLELYSRSGWVAFSRFGLGEETALAGGPATFDAEHYLRYAAEVHAGDEVTLHSRLVGRSAKAVHHVQLMLDRTTGTVAGTFEAVSVSIDLAVRRPTPFPPAVAAALDAQLAVDTALPWSPPLCGVIGVR, from the coding sequence GTGAGCCGCCTCCCCGCCCTGCCCACCCCCGAGCAGGTCGCGCAGCTTCCCCAGCACCTGGCCCTCGTCGTCCCGCCGGAGTTCACCGACGCGAACGGCCACATGAACATCGCCCGCTACCTCGAGCTCTACAGCCGCTCGGGCTGGGTCGCCTTCTCCCGCTTCGGTCTCGGCGAGGAGACCGCCCTCGCCGGGGGCCCGGCGACCTTCGACGCCGAGCACTACCTGCGCTACGCGGCCGAGGTCCACGCGGGCGACGAGGTCACCCTCCACAGCCGCCTCGTCGGCCGGTCGGCCAAGGCCGTGCACCACGTGCAGCTGATGCTCGACCGCACGACCGGCACGGTCGCGGGCACCTTCGAGGCGGTGTCGGTGAGCATCGACCTCGCCGTACGACGTCCCACCCCGTTCCCTCCCGCCGTGGCCGCGGCCCTCGACGCGCAGCTCGCCGTCGATACGGCGCTGCCGTGGTCGCCGCCGCTGTGCGGCGTCATCGGGGTGCGCTGA